The region atccccatattattacttaccctcttgctcttttgcaccccagtatcgctacttgcacatcatcatctgcacatatatcactccagtattaatgctaaattgtaattattttcgcctctatggcctatttattgcctacctgcCTACtctcctacatttgcacacactgtacatagatctttctatttttattttcttttgtgttattgactgtacatttgtttatgtgtaactctgtgttgttgtttttgtcacactgctttgctttatcttggccaggtcgcagttgtaaatgagaacttgttctcaactggcctacctggttaaataaaggtgaaataaaacatttaaaaataaacaCAAGTATGCAGAGCTGCAGTGCAGGAAGTGTCACTCTGAAGAGGGCACTGTTTCCTCACAATAATACCGTGTTGGTGAGGGTAAAGCAGGAGGATAGAGGGCCATGAAGCCAGAtggcacaaagaccagggagcacCATTTCCTTACCAGTCCAGCTAAGTCCCAGGTGGTCAGCCACGATGGCCATCCGCAGGTCTGTTCGCTCACAGGGACTCTGAGGACCTGAAGGGCAGAGAACATCTATTAATCAACACTGTTCAGTATCTTTTCTACTGACTGAAATTGGAGTACAGAGGACTCTTTCCTTTTCTGGCCAAGCGTGGAATTTTCCAAATTATATAAATTCATACTGAGTGTTTTGCAGCCTCTCCTCTGGGTTTGATATAGACATGTTTAATCAACAGGTTTACCGTGAATGTGAATTGTATTATTCAATGGGTTGGTTAGGCTGACAACACTTCAGATTTGGTTTCCAGAATGGCAAGAAAAGGCAGACTAGACACAATATGACGGACTACAGTGTGTCATTTGGACACAGATGCTCTGTGAATGTTTGTGAATAtgtatcctcaaagcaggcagtAATTGTCATAAGAACTATACAAACAAAATAAAGTAAAAACATTGGTCAAAAGTGTCATGTACTCGTAGGAGCTCTAGTGGACTCACAGTTCTTAATGGGACTACACAGTACACATGCGGACAACCTTTGTGTTTTTGCTAAGGCTAATTAGCTCAGTGACACAACCTGAACATGAAATAGAATAAACTAGAACTGCTGTTATCAGTAGCCAccctgcacagacagacagatagacagactcaGTAGCCGTCAACAGGAAACTGGCTGTGCCAGTGCACCAGTCACTACTCTGGCATGCTGAGGTCTCTGACAACTAAGGGGttggggggagaaggaggagagtctGACAAGGACAAATACAGTACATAGATGACGATGACAGAATGACGGCTACTATTTTAAGAGAATAAACACGCCACAGGCAATCAATCACAACGACTTCATGCAACTAAGGTTTTAACAAGTGTGAAAGTTTTACAAACTAGGCTTGATCTCCGCGACGGGGGGCGCCCGAGGCCCCGCAACCTGACTGCCCTCCTTCCCACCAGTCCGCCTACTCCTCCTGCTCCTTTCACTGCCGGAGGCCCTGTCGACCTTAGCTCTTACGGACAAGGCCCCGGCCTCAGCTCTCGAGCCTCTACCAGACCTCGACGAGCGGGAGGGCTGAGAGGGGGCCGACAGAGAGGTGCTCCTGGAGGTGCTGTCTTCCTCGGACTGTTCTCCCTGTGTCTTTTTCTCTTCGTCTGACAGGCGGTCGGCCAGCTTTAGCGTCTCCCCGCTAATGCCCTTAAAGTACTCGATGGTGCGTTTACAAACCTCGCTGGCGTTCTCCCTACTCGTCTCACCTGCCGAGCTAACCTGAGATCTGTTTTTAATGGAGAACCTGgagggtaactgtatagctactCTTTCCCTGCTAGACTGAGCTGTTACCTGCACTGATATTGGGGAGCTGGTTGTGCTGCTCTTTTTAATATCTTTGATTGGGATTCTAGACCTGGGCTCTACTTTGGCAATGACAGGCTCTGCTCTTCTCCTGACCTCAGCCTTGACAACCTGTTTGGGTTTTTGCTTCCCTATTGCTGTGGCTTGTGTACGAAAAGACCACCCTGGCGCTTTGACAGGCAGCCTAGACTTTTGCTGCTTCGTCTCAGCTTCCTTGATGGCTTCACTTTCTCTTTGTTCAGCCTGAACACTGCTTTCTTCTACTCTCTCTACAGAGTCACTACAGAACAAAGCTTCAATCCTACTGGCTTTCTGAAGTGTGGGTTCAGAAGACGACTGCAAATTAAACACCACACTGCCACACTGTATATAGTTAGCCTGCACGCTTGAGGACTCaaggttattgttgttattgcagTTCTCTGCAGGGTAATCTCTTCTTTCTGACAGCTTTGGATCTGTGTATCCGCTAGACTGACTCTCCACTGACTGGTTTTCCAAGTTAATGTACTCTGCCATCTGACTTTCTGCCATCTCTGCCTTACATTCTTTGAGATCCCCAGAGTCTTTTTTCACTGTAATGGAGACGGCTATTCCCATCTTAATGGGGGTGCGTAATTTGGGGTCAACTTTAGAGGCCGTAATCGTGCATGAGGATGTGATCTCGGCTACAGTGACACCAGAAGGCGCATCGCTACAGCCAGTGCCAGTCTGTGCAGGGCTGCACTTTGCTGATGTGCTGCTGTCTGTGGCAGTCTCTAccttcaccccttcacccctctccCCTGTTTTTGACTGAGAGGTAACTACCCCCGGActcttaccccctctccccttgtCCCCTGATTTCCCATCAGAGGAATGCTCACCAATCTGGAAAAATTGAAGTCTCTCTTCAACAAAGTCCCGCTTGCTCATGTCAATTGCACCACTGCGCGTCATCTCAAACATCTTCCCCTCGTGGAAGGGGAAAGGGTTAGGCTCGCTAGTCGGTGTGCTCTCATCAGTCGGGGTTCTAGCAGGGGTAGTGTCTGGAGTGGTGGCTTGCGACTTGTCATCCACAGACAAACCGAAAGGCTTGGGATCTTCTTCTTTCGCTTTGGCATCAAAAACTCCTTCTCCCCCTTTGCTTGACCAGGGGTCAAAGTCTAAGCCTTTCGTGGCGACAGTTTTGAAGGTAGAGTTTAACTCCTCTTCGAGTTGATAGCCAAAGAAGTTATCTGCAAAGCCTTGTCTATCGCCCTGTCTATCTGGATGTCTTCCCTCGAGAGTGTAGTCTTTTTCATCTCCAATGTTTTGATCTGAGTTTGCTTTCCCATTATCCCCTCCATCCTCACTTGGTGTTTTCTCCTCCTCTATGACTTCAAGCTTTGATTGACTAAAGGAACGATCACATGTCTTGCCGTCATTGGACAGGCTGGATGTCTTAGGGTCTTGTTCACTCAACCCATCATCCTCATCTTGAAGGTCATAGCCATCGAGAGAGTCTATTTCAGTAGCATCTGTGTCATGAGAGAACTCAGTTGTGGCAATGGAGCAGTCTGTGATTGACTGGTCATTTTGCTCCAAGTCTTCCTCCTCTGCTTTTACAACGCCATTAGTACCTGACTCCTTGTTGTTTCCGTTCCTCTCAGGCTTTTTGGGTTTCAGAcgcttctctccttcctccttctccttcatCTTGAAGGTGTACTTTTTGTTGGGGATGGGATGGAAGATAGACTCATCATCGCTAGAGTTACTGTCATCTGCTCCAGGGGGAACTGGAGACGGAGGCTGAACCCTGATGATGGGCTCTGCAAGGAGGTGCTGATCATGCTCCTCTTGGAGGTtcacctccatcatctctgtcTCAGCCTCTGAGGAGGCACAAGACCCCCTCTTCTCAGGGTCCGAATGCTCAGCCTCTAAAGGCGGAGGTGGGGGAAACTCAATGTAAGCGACTCGTTTCTCTTTGGGTCGTTTCAATGTTTCCTGGTTTCTGTTGGAGGGTTCTGATGAGGCAGGCTTGGTTTTCTGTGGCAGAGACTCCGTGTAGATGAAGGTCTTTCCTTCGTCTTCCTCAGACTCCTCTGCTATTGGACTGGGCATGCTGGGCATATATCCAATCACGGAATCTGTCTTTCTGGAGGCAAGGCTCACCTCCTCAGAGCTTGGTGTCTCAGGAGTAACAGGACTCTTGCCAGAGCTGTCCATGAAAGTTACTTGCTCTAAAGTGTCATCCTCTGGGCTGCCTTGAGGAGATGGGGGCTGTTTTTGTTTGACAGTATAAAATGCTCCCCGTGTCTCGTGCACTGTTCGGCTCTCGTGACTCACTATTTTTTGGTACGTTCCCAGCAGCCCAGTTGTTTCTTTTTCATATTGCTTGCCCACTTGGATGCTTACATAAACTGGCAATGGTTTGATGTCTTTGAAACCCTCAGTGACAACTACAGGGGTTATGTTTTCCAAGTATTCTACTTGGTCGCTATCTATACCATTACATACTACAGTTGACTGACTACTATCATAAGAATCTGAGGATTTTTCTACTGATGAGTCGTTTGTAGATTTGTTGGCTTCAGAGCTGCCATGTAACCGATTTCTAGCTAAAGTAGGTATTTGTGATCCTGCCCTTTCACATAGTTTAACAGAGGTATCTAACTTTAATGATGTGGATTGATGATTCTCTGAGAAACTACATGGCATTCTAACAGGAATTTGCGATTCCGAGTTTTTTTTTAGACTACCGGTACGTACATCACTACTATTTGGGTTTTCTCGAACCACAAGCTCTGTGTAAATAGTTTTCTTGGTTGTCTCTTCTTTACTGGTTATTCCATCTCTAAAGCCCTGCAGTTGTCTTTGTGAATTTCTGTCATTGCCATGCGCATCTTGAACTAACGTGTGAGCTAGTTTTGACACTTGCGGTTTATAGTTTCCATTTCCATGACATTCCCAAGTTTTGAAGGACTTTTTTTCTTCCTGTTCATTTCCGTTTGTGTCGTGTTTAGGAGATGAGCATATATACCTATTAGCACTGGGGCTTGGTCCACTAGATCCTCTAACCTCACTTTCTATAACTTTCCTGGTACTTCCTGGACTGTCTGGTGATTTGGGGATATTTGAGCCAGCAAAGACTTGATACACAGGCAGCGTACTTTCCTGGAGTTTTCTTACTGGGGCATTTGATGTTTGTCCCCATTGTGGACCCTTTTCTTGCTTCTGAGCCTCTTGTTCAAATTTTAGCCTAACAGCGCTGACTTTGGAGcatgacatttgaaatggttTAGAAGCGTCACCTGCATTGCCCTGTGAAGTGCCATCACCTGGTTTTCTATTgtcatcattatactgtagcagcACTCTCCTCTCTGGGCTGCTCGGTAAACTAGCACATTTTCTATCACTAGAGCCAAATCTGTCCCTGAAACGTTCTCTACATTCCTCACCACTGCTCCCATTCTTATAGGTTGATCTTTCAGGACTGCTGTGCGTAGAGCTAGGCCCAGATCGTGTTTCCCTAAAGTCTGACCTGCGGGACTTCTTCTCAGGGGATGAGAGCTCATCATTCAGTTTCTCCGTCTTATCACGAAAAAACTGAGAGACTTCACTAAGCTTTTCCTCTGCTTCCTTAACAGTTCTGTCTACTCTGTCTTCATATATTAGCTTTTCTCTATTCTGGCTCTGTCTGTCATCAGTGACACGCATCCAAACAGAGTGCTTTGGGCTACCAGGTTCGGAGGAATACTGCAATAATGTTAGTTTGTCAAAGTTATCATCTACATTGGCATTTTCACCTGATTTGTCAATGTTTGATGACCTCAAAATATATTCTTGCCTTGATCCACTAGACCGTTCCTGACTATAACTACTCCTATCTGGGGAGTGAAAATGAGACCTGTCCCTCAAATACTCCTCGGTGTCAGAGTGAGAAGAGTCTGGTTTCTCAGAGAGAAGCATTTTGTCTGCAAAGTTGTAGGACTCCCCTCTGAGTTCTGATGATTCATCATCATTATATTCCACTGACTGCTGGCTGAGAAGCTTCAGGGCTTTGTACGAGTCATCTGCCATGAGCTGTGCAGAGCTTGGACGACTGTCGTCTTCCTGTGACATGGGCGTGTTTACTCTGGAAGACTCTAGGTAACAGGGGAGCGATTCTTcaggctcctcctctccctgtcgcGACAGTCCGCTGTTCCCTTGGTAGAAGTACATCTCCTTCTCTGGGGCATTTTTTGTTTCCCGGATGATGACCTCAGTTGGTTCAGTTTTGTTGCCCTTTTCAATGTGAACCTCGATTATTCTTTCAACCTTGGGCTTTGAGTTTATATCCCTCTGCGATGTGTCATCATTGCCGGCCCTGTGCTCAAACAGTCCAGCAAGTTCTCTGGAGGGATCCCTGCCTGACTGGAAAGCTTTCATGATATCATGCACTGACATTGATTCTTCCATCCTCTCGGATGCATTCtctttactctggggtttgtggtacacCATTCGGGTGGTAGTCGTGATGTGGGTCTCTTCCTTCACACGCATGCTCTTGCCCATTGAGTCATCGTCTGGGCTGATTTTCATCTGAAATGATTTTGTTTGGTCCACATTGGATGCATTCAGAACTTTGGGTTCTGCATCAGTGTATCGAACTGCCCTTGTATCCTCCATCATTGGTTGCTTGTTATCTTCAGGAGACTCATAACTCCTAATAACACGAACAACCTCAGTCCTTGTCTCAGTGATTACTGGTGGAATATCCTGGAAAAGTGCCTTGGGTCCCATGCCTTCTGCACTCTGTGGGGCAGAGGGTGTCCTTTCACTCCTCGTCTCAAAGCCACTGTCTGAGAGGGGACTCTTGTCCTGGTCATGTGAGATGTCATCTGGAGATTCTAACATGGCATCAGGCCCAAATAGCACATCTGCTAGTTTACAGAGCTCCTTTTCTGAGGCAGAGGACCGCATGTTTGCGGGTGGCATTTTCAGCTTGTGCTCAGGTTTAAGCATTCGTTtttgtttctcctctccttcccttctaACCTCATCGGATTTATGCTTTGCATCTGCAGTTTTTGAGATAGAGCCACTGTCAATGTCATTTGTCAAGTAGTCTACTACCTTCAATAGATTAAAATCTCTGTCTGGTATAGTCTTAGTTTTGATTTGAGGAACCACTGTCTCATATCTTGGTGGATAACTCCAGTTGCTTGGCTGGGGATCCACTGGTGCTTGTTTAGAGCACTGTGCCTCATCGGTTTTATTCATTTTAATAGCCGTCTTGCTATCCTTGACCGTATCCTTGGTCAGTATCTCACTAACTTTGACCAGGTCCTGTTTGACTTTCTCTACAATTCTGCAAGGCTCCTCGTCCTCTATTTTAGCCTCTTTGGGAGAGTCAGACTGGAAACCTTTGGAGGCTGAACTTGGTTCTGTTTGCAAGATGTTAGACATCCGTATCAAGTCCTCTTTCATTTCTGCCACGTCCTTCAGTATCTCTTGGCTGGAGGACAGCGGGGATGAGGTGGTGGATTTCAGGGCAGTCGGGGGCATAAATAAGGGGGATTTGACAGGTGACAGAGTTCTGGCAAAGGAAGACTGGGCTGAGTTTGTCTCAGCAGGCATAGTTTTTCGAGAGGACGAGAGGGCAGCAGCTGGCGTTGACACTTCAGGGAGCTTTTTAAATTGGGGCTCTGGCAACACATTTATAACCGAATACACTGGGACCGTCATGGTGCCAGATGTGACAGTGGTGGTAGAGTTCGGTGGGGACCTTAGAGTGGCATATAGGGAACTAGAGGCTGAGGATCTTATGGATTGGTAAGATGATGACGCTGAGGAGGACATGGACTTCAGAGTGCCATATCCAGAGGCAGAGCAGGAATTGAAAGTCTTTTCAACCTCGTCAAAGGCTGCATTTACGCTTGTCGTTGCTGCATTGGTGGTTGCCTGTATCCTCTCCTGTAAGCTGCTGGAGAGTAGGGACGTGGGCGAGGAGGAGCGGTACTTTGTAGGGGATACTGTTCCATTGATCAGAGCTGCAGCACTAGGAGGTGTGTTGGATTTAATTGGTGAGGAAAGGGAGGAAAATAGACTTAAGGGGTCTGCATTGGACCGGACAGAGGAGAGGCCAGGAACAGTTTTTATAGGAGAGGACGATGCTGTGGTGCCCACCATGACACCCTTGAATGGCAGAGTTGAACTGTACATGTTCAGTGAGGATTTGGGGGAAGCAGGTGGGCTCATGGCGATTGATGACCTCTCTAGCAGACACCCCACACCAGTGCTGATGGGAGAGGTTCTAGAAGACAATGCTGCCAGTCCCTTGATGGAAACGGGGTCTGGAACGCTTCTGACTGGCGATGACAGGAGACTGGGGGTGACCTGAACTGGGTACTGGGTCTGCTGAACTACAGTCTTAATTGGGGATGAAATTGTCCTGTACGACCTGATGGGGGATGCTACGTCGCTGACTGACTTGATGGAATGGGCCGGTGAGCAGCCTATGTTGGACTTGATGGGGGATGCCGAGGTGATGGACCACACGGACTTCAGTGGAGAGGCATTGGGCGTGTTGGACGATGAACTGGAGTGGGAACCGAACCCAGACTTGGCTTGCTCAGGGACGGAGACAGGAACAGCCGACCACGCCTGATAAGATCTCGTTGAAAAGACAGGTTTGTAAGCGTAGCCAGTAGGCTGTGTTCTCTGCGAGCTCCGATCAGTTGTTTCTTGAATAACCAAACCAAAGATTGAACATAAATTCAACaaaaaataattgaaataataaaacaGGAAAACCAGAGAGAGAAAGTTGGCGTCAGTAGGCCAATATTAATCAAAGCAGTAAGAATAATACAATGGTGAATTTATGCAATGTCAATTACTATCTAAACAAAGGTTGGATGAAAAGTGATTGTTTGAGGTCAATGATCTGTCATAAATAGAAAAGATACAAGATAACACATGATGAAGCATATGAGGCAACGAAATGCTTGAGGTAGCTAACAGTGGAGAAGAAAATATTAGAAATGtaccaagacaacaacaacaaccactctAACCATGTGTGACTTTCGATGTGCTTTGTCTGTTTGCCTTTTTGCTACAGTGCCTTTTATATACTTGGTGCCCTTCATGATCATATGTTTTCAATGCCAAAAATGATCCCACAATCCTTTTGGTAGATTATTGGTGCAATAACTGTCTCAAGGGTTCACTTATTGATTGGTTCACACAAAATGAAAGAAGGCCCTGAACAATCGCAAAGCCCATAAGAGTGAGGTGTTCTTCAAAAGAATGAAAAAGATACAAGAGAATAATTTAATTTGACACAGGGTTCAAAATCTATTTCAAAAATAATAAATTAACATTTGGATGTTGCAATGCCAGTTGTTTTCCCACAAATGTGATGAGACAACAAAAAACAGGAAAATAAATTTCACAAAATGGAGAGGGTCTGCAAAGTATAAGACACAGTAAACCATGCAAGTGTTGTCGTGGATGGATATGAATCATGACGTCTATGATGACAGTATGGAAAGTGCTCATAATTCTACACTATGGATGTATGGATATATCATAAAGGCAATATCTTACACTGCATATGAAGTTGTACAACGTTTCTGAAAGTAAAGATGTTAAACTCACTCGCTGCAGGGTCGGTCAGATAGCTGTAGCGCTTACGCAAAGCTAAGGAGGCAAAGGTATGACGTCGGTCTGGTTTTTCAgtctgcaacaacaaaaacaacaaaatatgtTTTAACATAAAATGTAGATTGGATTTAAAGGCCAAAAAGGTATCTTCCCTTTTTTCACACTACTGCCAGAATTTCTcccattttgtggttttgaaatAAAATCAAGATGATGCATTTAGATTTTCTGAAGTCCATGTTGTTGAGATAGTAGGCACTGTAGGTGATTGTGTTGTAAGTCACCTTCGGCTGATGACTCAAATATCCATGCTTTCCTCTGATTGGATAGATTAAGTGTTACATTGGTGGTGCGATTTAAAGTGTATTTATCTGTCTAATTTTGAAGAAACACATGCAATATGTGATTATTAGATTTGGAGAACTCTGGTGAGATGTCCACAAGCTGACACTGAGAATGCACCTGATCTCTAAAATAAATGATTTAAAGAGGACTCACTCCATTAGTCATGGATGAATGTTCTTTTGAGATCATGAGATGTAATGTAAATGAAGGAAAACACTCTGAGATATAGCTATAAAACATGAAACATTCATGTCATCTTTTGCTGACTAGGTTATGTTGACTTTTCCTCATGCAACGAATAACTCATTGGTCTTGTATAGGTGTGAACAAAACATTGGCAGAAGATGGCTGAAACCACAACTAAGCTAGAGTACTATGCACTACAGCGGGGTTTATCCTCTTCTATCTGCcattccgaaagcactgtatgtcACGCTCTCTGAAAATAGTGTGGAGGGATGGTGTTTCCTACTAGCCTACCTACTGAACACATATGGAAAGAAAGATATGGAAAATAAGCCAGGGTGTGGTACACAAATTGCTCCACTTGGCTTGGGATGAGGACAATAATAATGAAA is a window of Salmo salar chromosome ssa18, Ssal_v3.1, whole genome shotgun sequence DNA encoding:
- the LOC106577144 gene encoding ankyrin-3 isoform X47, with the protein product MAHAASALKKNRDVDVNAIEDEKEKKRRIKKLASREQKRKSDSNASYLRAARAGNLEKALDYLKSGVEINICNQNGLNALHLASKEGHVEVVAELLKLEANVDAATKKGNTALHIASLAGQTEVVKELVTNGANVNAQSQNGFTPLYMAAQENHIEVVRFLLEHNSSQSMATEDGFTPLAVALQQGHDQVVSLLLENDTKGKVRLPALHIAARKDDTKAAALLLQNDRNADVESKSGFTPLHIAAHYGNINVATLLLNRGGAVDFMARNDITPLHVASKRGNSNMVKLLLDRGSKIDAKTKDGLTPLHCGARSGHEQVVEILLDRGAPILSKTKNGLSPLHMATQGDHINCVQLLLQNDVPVDDVTNDYLTALHVAAHCGHYKVAKLIVDKKANPNAKALNGFTPLHIACKKNRAKVMELLLKHGASIQAVTESGLTPIHVAAFMGHENIVNSLTHHGASPNTTNVRGETALHMAARAGQADVVRYLLQNGAKVETKAKDDQTALHISSRLGKADIVQQLLQRGASANAATTSGYTPLHLAAREGHEDVAAMLLDQGASLSASTKKGFSPLHVAAKYGKMEVASLLLQKRAAPDAAGKSGLTPLHVAAHYDNQRVALLLLDQGASPHAAAKNGYTPLHIAAKKNQMDIGTTLLEYGADTNAVTRQGISPVHLAAQEGSVDLVSLLLTKNASVNMGNKSGLTPLHLAAQEDKVNVAEVLLNQGADVDPSTKMGYTPLHVACHYGNVKMADFLIQNQARVDDKTKNGYTPLHQAAQQGHTHIINLLLQHGASANQLTVNGSTALSIACRLGYISVVDTLRPVTDENLTSVTATEKHKMNIPETMNEFLDMSDDEAKANAPEILNDDCISDVDEGEDAMTGDTDKYLRPQDLKELGDDSLPQEGYMGFSIGVRSASSDRSNTLNRSSYARDSMMIEEILAPTKDTHLAVTRDYDAECLRRYSWTPDTIDHSNTVSSPIHSGFLVSFMVDARGGSMRGSRSNGMRIIIPPRKCTAPTRITCRLAKRHKLAYPPPMVEGEGLVSRLVEVGPAGAQFLGPVIVEIPHFGSMRGKERELIVLRSDNGDTWKEHQYDCHPSDITDILNGMDEELDSNAELEKKRICRIITRDFPQYFAVVSRIKQESNHMGPEGGTLTSLTMPMVQASFPQGALTKKIRVGLQAQPVPDDMVRNLLGNRATFSPIVTVEPRRRKFHKPITMTIPVPPRSAEGHPIGPRGDSTPCLRLLCSITGGTSPAQWEDITGTTPLSFVTDCVSFTTNVSARFWLADCHQIPETVGLASQLYRELICVPYLAKFVVFAKMNDPVESRLRCFCMTDDKVDKTLEQQENFEEVARSKDIEVLEGKPIHVDCYGNLSPLIKSGQQLIFNFFSFKENRLPFNVKVRDMGQEPCGRLSFLKEPKTTKGLPQTAICNLNITLPTHKKDMMESDPDDETEKPDRRHTFASLALRKRYSYLTDPAAKTTDRSSQRTQPTGYAYKPVFSTRSYQAWSAVPVSVPEQAKSGFGSHSSSSSNTPNASPLKSVWSITSASPIKSNIGCSPAHSIKSVSDVASPIRSYRTISSPIKTVVQQTQYPVQVTPSLLSSPVRSVPDPVSIKGLAALSSRTSPISTGVGCLLERSSIAMSPPASPKSSLNMYSSTLPFKGVMVGTTASSSPIKTVPGLSSVRSNADPLSLFSSLSSPIKSNTPPSAAALINGTVSPTKYRSSSPTSLLSSSLQERIQATTNAATTSVNAAFDEVEKTFNSCSASGYGTLKSMSSSASSSYQSIRSSASSSLYATLRSPPNSTTTVTSGTMTVPVYSVINVLPEPQFKKLPEVSTPAAALSSSRKTMPAETNSAQSSFARTLSPVKSPLFMPPTALKSTTSSPLSSSQEILKDVAEMKEDLIRMSNILQTEPSSASKGFQSDSPKEAKIEDEEPCRIVEKVKQDLVKVSEILTKDTVKDSKTAIKMNKTDEAQCSKQAPVDPQPSNWSYPPRYETVVPQIKTKTIPDRDFNLLKVVDYLTNDIDSGSISKTADAKHKSDEVRREGEEKQKRMLKPEHKLKMPPANMRSSASEKELCKLADVLFGPDAMLESPDDISHDQDKSPLSDSGFETRSERTPSAPQSAEGMGPKALFQDIPPVITETRTEVVRVIRSYESPEDNKQPMMEDTRAVRYTDAEPKVLNASNVDQTKSFQMKISPDDDSMGKSMRVKEETHITTTTRMVYHKPQSKENASERMEESMSVHDIMKAFQSGRDPSRELAGLFEHRAGNDDTSQRDINSKPKVERIIEVHIEKGNKTEPTEVIIRETKNAPEKEMYFYQGNSGLSRQGEEEPEESLPCYLESSRVNTPMSQEDDSRPSSAQLMADDSYKALKLLSQQSVEYNDDESSELRGESYNFADKMLLSEKPDSSHSDTEEYLRDRSHFHSPDRSSYSQERSSGSRQEYILRSSNIDKSGENANVDDNFDKLTLLQYSSEPGSPKHSVWMRVTDDRQSQNREKLIYEDRVDRTVKEAEEKLSEVSQFFRDKTEKLNDELSSPEKKSRRSDFRETRSGPSSTHSSPERSTYKNGSSGEECRERFRDRFGSSDRKCASLPSSPERRVLLQYNDDNRKPGDGTSQGNAGDASKPFQMSCSKVSAVRLKFEQEAQKQEKGPQWGQTSNAPVRKLQESTLPVYQVFAGSNIPKSPDSPGSTRKVIESEVRGSSGPSPSANRYICSSPKHDTNGNEQEEKKSFKTWECHGNGNYKPQVSKLAHTLVQDAHGNDRNSQRQLQGFRDGITSKEETTKKTIYTELVVRENPNSSDVRTGSLKKNSESQIPVRMPCSFSENHQSTSLKLDTSVKLCERAGSQIPTLARNRLHGSSEANKSTNDSSVEKSSDSYDSSQSTVVCNGIDSDQVEYLENITPVVVTEGFKDIKPLPVYVSIQVGKQYEKETTGLLGTYQKIVSHESRTVHETRGAFYTVKQKQPPSPQGSPEDDTLEQVTFMDSSGKSPVTPETPSSEEVSLASRKTDSVIGYMPSMPSPIAEESEEDEGKTFIYTESLPQKTKPASSEPSNRNQETLKRPKEKRVAYIEFPPPPPLEAEHSDPEKRGSCASSEAETEMMEVNLQEEHDQHLLAEPIIRVQPPSPVPPGADDSNSSDDESIFHPIPNKKYTFKMKEKEEGEKRLKPKKPERNGNNKESGTNGVVKAEEEDLEQNDQSITDCSIATTEFSHDTDATEIDSLDGYDLQDEDDGLSEQDPKTSSLSNDGKTCDRSFSQSKLEVIEEEKTPSEDGGDNGKANSDQNIGDEKDYTLEGRHPDRQGDRQGFADNFFGYQLEEELNSTFKTVATKGLDFDPWSSKGGEGVFDAKAKEEDPKPFGLSVDDKSQATTPDTTPARTPTDESTPTSEPNPFPFHEGKMFEMTRSGAIDMSKRDFVEERLQFFQIGEHSSDGKSGDKGRGGKSPGVVTSQSKTGERGEGVKVETATDSSTSAKCSPAQTGTGCSDAPSGVTVAEITSSCTITASKVDPKLRTPIKMGIAVSITVKKDSGDLKECKAEMAESQMAEYINLENQSVESQSSGYTDPKLSERRDYPAENCNNNNNLESSSVQANYIQCGSVVFNLQSSSEPTLQKASRIEALFCSDSVERVEESSVQAEQRESEAIKEAETKQQKSRLPVKAPGWSFRTQATAIGKQKPKQVVKAEVRRRAEPVIAKVEPRSRIPIKDIKKSSTTSSPISVQVTAQSSRERVAIQLPSRFSIKNRSQVSSAGETSRENASEVCKRTIEYFKGISGETLKLADRLSDEEKKTQGEQSEEDSTSRSTSLSAPSQPSRSSRSGRGSRAEAGALSVRAKVDRASGSERSRRSRRTGGKEGSQVAGPRAPPVAEIKPSPQSPCERTDLRMAIVADHLGLSWTELAREMDFSVDEINHIRVENPNSLTAQSFMLLKKWVSRDGKNATTDALTGVLTKVNRMDIVTLLEGPIFDYGNISGTRSFADDNAVYLDQADDYHSILAELQSPVQLHSDPPFTELHSEPPTLTIDPTPVQLHPHPPTLILTQSEPWNDHMEPSVDPDTSTRTTLRPWELSLSIHTLHLDPTAATNTGMAEGDQVLMVQVEEEKKEVDISLQHQEDSRQTGASAVVAEGEAEEEAEEVVKGGGEEGVEVGEMAEEGDKVVEAKIGAKVVEGGKVAEEGAKVRVEGGKVEWAKVRVEGAKAVENGAEVVEEGGAYLSPQAWAEALGEQGVSGSTEEEDGDEDEKTEDKLKSLLEDIHLEEGSEEEDEEMTEARVQEIVSQVQQAEKDVCSLPGWHSDTSSVNVEPPTPGRSVSSDLLDRQENSQENSSDSITSSSRGEPARSRHNGDNTELPPQDGSLPVSQDSANGRTGRGKEEGTLVSERKVQQHFSESGSDEERTVTTRVFRRRVILKGEQAKNIPGESVTEEQFTDEDGNIITRKVIRKVIRRVSTPTPDDQGGDRGSWDRGDPWPCPFLLEEELEQGDGAKSRKEERSGEKKLQS